A single genomic interval of Juglans regia cultivar Chandler chromosome 1, Walnut 2.0, whole genome shotgun sequence harbors:
- the LOC108992876 gene encoding peptidyl-prolyl cis-trans isomerase, chloroplastic: MAAIIFSPNIPTNHIRFPSSQSHSWSRRLGPRCSLQNPQQPLLRNRTKGRSFSLKECAISVALAVGLITGIPALDCSVNANAAASPVFPDLSVLISGPPIKDPGALLRYALPIDNKAIREVQKPLEDITDSLKVAGVKALDSVERNVRQASRALKQGKTLIISGLAESKKDHGVELLDKLEAGMDDLQQIVEDRNRDAVASKQKELLQYVGGVEEDMVDGFPYEVPEEYRSMPLLKGRATVEMKVKVKDNPNIDQCVFRIVLDGYNAPVTAGNFVDLVERHFYDGIEIQRADGFVVQTGDPEGPAEGFIDPSTEKTRTIPLELMVEGEKAPVYGATLEELGLYKAQTKLPFNAFGTMAMARDEFENNSASSQVFWLLKESELTPSNANILDGRYAVFGYVTENEDYLADLKVGDVIESIQVVAGLDNLVNPSYKIAG, from the exons ATGGCAGCCATTATCTTCTCCCCAAACATACCCACCAACCATATTCGCTTCCCATCTTCCCAATCCCACTCTTGGTCCCGCCGACTGGGACCCCGATGTTCTCTCCAAAATCCTCAGCAACCTCTACTCCGCAATAGAACg AAAGGGAGATCGTTTTCCTTGAAAGAGTGTGCCATTTCAGTAGCTTTAGCGGTTGGGTTAATAACTGGAATTCCTGCATTGGATTGTTCTGTAAATGCCAATGCAGCAGCTAGTCCAGTTTTTCCTGATCTGTCGGTGTTGATATCTGGACCACCCATTAAAGACCCGGGAGCTTTGTTGCGTTATGCGCTGCCTATTGACAATAAAGCTATCAGGGAGGTACAAAAGCCGCTCGAAGACATCACAGACAGTCTCAAGGTTGCTGGAGTCAAGGCACTCGATTCAGTGGAAAGG AATGTGAGGCAGGCATCTCGAGCACTCAAGCAGGGAAAAACTTTAATTATATCGGGGTTAGCTGAATCGAAGAAGGACCATGGAGTAGAACTGCTAGACAAGCTGGAGGCGGGAATGGATGACCTCCAACAAATTGTGGAGGATAGGAATAGAGATGCAGTGGCATCTAAACAGAAGGAGCTACTTCAATATGTTGGGGG AGTTGAAGAGGATATGGTGGATGGCTTCCCATATGAAGTGCCTGAAGAATATCGAAGCATGCCTTTATTGAAGGGGAGAGCAACGGTGGAAATGAAGGTCAAGGTTAAGGACAACCCTAACATAGATCAGTGCGTGTTCCGTATAGTTCTAGATGGTTATAATGCGCCTGTAACTGCTGGGAATTTTGTAGACTTGGTGGAAAGACACTTCTATGATGGCATTGAAATCCAGAGAG CCGATGGCTTTGTTGTTCAAACTGGTGACCCTGAAGGTCCTGCAGAGGGTTTCATTGATCCCAGTACAGAAAAAACCAGGACAATACCATTAGAACTCATGGTGGAAGGGGAGAAAGCACCCGTTTATGGAGCAACTTTGGAA GAGCTCGGTCTATACAAGGCTCAAACAAAGCTTCCATTTAATGCATTCGGAACAATGGCCATGGCCAGagat GAATTTGAGAACAACTCCGCGTCCAGCCAGGTGTTCTGGCTACTGAAAGAAAGTGAATTAACTCCCAGTAATGCCAACATATTGGATGGCCGGTATGCAGTGTTTGGTTATGTGACGGAAAATGAGGATTATTTGGCAGATCTCAAGGTTGGTGATGTCATAGAGTCAATACAAGTAGTCGCTGGCTTGGATAATCTAGTCAATCCGAGTTACAAGATTGCTGGCTAG
- the LOC108992888 gene encoding serine/threonine-protein kinase STY13: MKEKSESGGGYVRADQIDLKSLDEQLQRHLSRAWTMEKNKRKEEEQEARSTRQEWEIYPSKLIIKSVIARGTFGTVHRGIYDGQDVAVKLLDWGEEGHRSEAEIASLRAAFTQEVAVWHKLDHPNVTKFLGATVGAPELHIQTDNGHIGMPSNFCCVVVEYCPGGALKSYLIKNRRRKLAFKVVVHLALDLARGLSYLHSQKIVHRDVKTENMLLDKTRTLKIADFGVARIEASNPNDMTGETGTLGYMAPEVLNGSPYNRKCDVYSFGICLWEIYCCDMPYPDLSFSEVTSAVVRQNLRPEIPRCCPSSLANVMKRCWDANPDKRPEMDEVVVMLEAIDTSKGGGMIPLDQPQGCSCFRRYRGP; the protein is encoded by the exons atgaaagagaagagTGAAAGTGGTGGTGGGTATGTGAGAGCGGATCAGATAGATCTGAAGAGCTTGGACGAGCAGCTTCAGAGGCACCTGAGCAGGGCATGGACTATGGAGAAGAACAAGAGGAAAGAGGAAGAGCAAGAAGCAAGGTCTACCAGGCAAGAGTGGGAGATTTACCCCTCCAAACTCATCATCAAGAGTGTCATAGCCCGGGGCACTTTCGGCACCGTTCACCGTGGCATTTATGATGGTCAAGACGTTGCCg TCAAACTTCTTGACTGGGGGGAGGAGGGCCACAGGTCAGAGGCTGAAATAGCTTCACTTAGAGCGGCTTTTACACAAGAGGTGGCTGTTTGGCACAAGCTTGACCACCCTAATGTAACAAAG TTTCTAGGGGCAACAGTGGGTGCGCCTGAGCTACACATTCAAACAGATAATGGCCACATTGGCATGCCGAGtaatttttgttgtgttgttgtggAATATTGCCCTGGGGGTGCACTAAAGTCATACCTCATAAAGAACCGAAGAAGGAAGCTAGCTTTCAAAGTGGTTGTCCATCTTGCACTGGATCTTGCAAGAGG GTTGAGCTATCTTCATTCACAGAAGATTGTCCACAGAGATGTTAAAACAGAGAATATGCTTCTAGATAAGACGCGTACTCTAAAAATTGCTGACTTTGGAGTTGCTCGTATTGAGGCTTCAAATCCTAATGACATGACTGGCGAGACTGGAACCCTTGGTTACATGGCACCAGAG GTTCTCAATGGCAGCCCATATAATCGGAAGTGTGATGTGTACAGTTTTGGTATTTGCTTGTGGGAGATATACTGCTGCGACATGCCGTACCCCGACCTTAGCTTCTCAGAAGTAACTTCAGCAGTTGTTCGCCAG AATCTGAGGCCAGAGATACCCCGCTGCTGCCCAAGTTCTCTTGCAAATGTAATGAAGCGATGCTGGGATGCTAACCCTGACAAGCGGCCCGAGATGGATGAGGTAGTGGTCATGTTGGAGGCCATTGACACATCAAAGGGTGGAGGTATGATCCCTCTTGATCAGCCTCAGGGTTGTTCCTGTTTCCGCAGGTACCGAGGGCCTTGA